A genomic segment from Juglans regia cultivar Chandler chromosome 14, Walnut 2.0, whole genome shotgun sequence encodes:
- the LOC108994654 gene encoding hydroxyproline O-arabinosyltransferase PLENTY-like isoform X2, protein MIGRKNMGRAYPVLLVLLAPVLLLTMIIHNKASNSGSWVVDGLDWFDPVIRIPGNVKRSEDLSSKYHVAVTATDTPYSQWQCRIMFYWYKKVKDMPGSDMGKFTRVLHTGSPDKLMEEIPTFVVDPLPEGLDRGYVVLNRPWAFVQWLEKATIEEEYILMAEPDHIFLKPLPNLADGIQPAGYPFFYIKPTEHEKILRKFYPEGNGPVTDIDPIGNSPVIIKKSLLEEIAPTWVNVSLRMKDDPETDKAFGWVLEMYAYAVASALHGVRHILHKDFMLQPPWDLEVGKNFIIHYTYGCDYNLKGELTYGKKGEWRFDKRSYLTSPLPRNLSLPPPGVPESVVRLVKLVNEATANIPGWDTLTTGQDQK, encoded by the exons ATGATCGGAAGGAAAAATATGGGACGTGCGTATCCGGTACTCTTGGTGCTTTTGGCACCGGTACTCTTGTTAACTATGATAATACACAACAAAGCTTCCAATTCAGGAAGTTGGGTTGTGGATGGATTGGACTGGTTTGATCCTGTTATTCGGATACCTGGGAATGTGAAGAGATCAGAGGATTTGAGTTCAAAGTATCATGTTGCCGTTACGGCAACCGATACACCTTATAGCCAATGGCAGTGTCGGATTATGTTTTACTGGTATAAGAAGGTAAAAGACATGCCTGGATCTGACATGGGAAAGTTTACCCGAGTTTTGCATACTGGTAGTCCAGACAAGTTGATGGAGGAGATTCCTACTTTTGTGGTTGATCCTCTTCCAGAGGGCTTGGATCGG GGTTATGTTGTTCTGAATAGACCTTGGGCTTTTGTGCAATGGCTGGAGAAAGCAACGATTGAAGAAGA ATATATTCTAATGGCAGAGCCTgaccatatatttttaaagccTTTACCTAACTTGGCAGATGGAATCCAACCAGCAGGGTATCCTTTTTTCTACATTAAGCCAACTGAGCATGAGAAAATACTTCGGAAATTTTATCCCGAGGGGAATGGTCCTGTGACTGATATTGATCCAATTGGCAATTCTCctgtaattataaaaaag TCATTGCTGGAGGAAATTGCTCCCACATGGGTGAATGTTTCGTTGAGAATGAAAGATGATCCAGAGACAGATAAGGCTTTTGGATGGGTGCTTGAAAT GTATGCATATGCTGTAGCATCTGCATTGCATGGTGTGAGGCATATTCTTCATAAAGACTTTATGCTGCAG CCTCCATGGGATCTGGAAGTCGGAAAGAATTTCATCATCCATTATACTTATGGATGTGATTATAATTTAAAG GGAGAATTAACATATGGAAAGAAAGGGGAATGGCGTTTTGATAAGAGATCATATCTTACTAGTCCTCTACCTAGAAATCTCTCCTTACCCCCTCCAGGAGTTCCGGAAAGCGTG GTAAGACTCGTAAAATTGGTGAACGAGGCTACAGCAAATATTCCTGGGTGGGACACATTAACTACTGGCCAAGACCAGAAGTAA
- the LOC108994654 gene encoding hydroxyproline O-arabinosyltransferase PLENTY-like isoform X1: MIGRKNMGRAYPVLLVLLAPVLLLTMIIHNKASNSGSWVVDGLDWFDPVIRIPGNVKRSEDLSSKYHVAVTATDTPYSQWQCRIMFYWYKKVKDMPGSDMGKFTRVLHTGSPDKLMEEIPTFVVDPLPEGLDRGYVVLNRPWAFVQWLEKATIEEEYILMAEPDHIFLKPLPNLADGIQPAGYPFFYIKPTEHEKILRKFYPEGNGPVTDIDPIGNSPVIIKKCYTCVVINQTFLHSLRLPYNMVFINYVLQSLLEEIAPTWVNVSLRMKDDPETDKAFGWVLEMYAYAVASALHGVRHILHKDFMLQPPWDLEVGKNFIIHYTYGCDYNLKGELTYGKKGEWRFDKRSYLTSPLPRNLSLPPPGVPESVVRLVKLVNEATANIPGWDTLTTGQDQK; this comes from the exons ATGATCGGAAGGAAAAATATGGGACGTGCGTATCCGGTACTCTTGGTGCTTTTGGCACCGGTACTCTTGTTAACTATGATAATACACAACAAAGCTTCCAATTCAGGAAGTTGGGTTGTGGATGGATTGGACTGGTTTGATCCTGTTATTCGGATACCTGGGAATGTGAAGAGATCAGAGGATTTGAGTTCAAAGTATCATGTTGCCGTTACGGCAACCGATACACCTTATAGCCAATGGCAGTGTCGGATTATGTTTTACTGGTATAAGAAGGTAAAAGACATGCCTGGATCTGACATGGGAAAGTTTACCCGAGTTTTGCATACTGGTAGTCCAGACAAGTTGATGGAGGAGATTCCTACTTTTGTGGTTGATCCTCTTCCAGAGGGCTTGGATCGG GGTTATGTTGTTCTGAATAGACCTTGGGCTTTTGTGCAATGGCTGGAGAAAGCAACGATTGAAGAAGA ATATATTCTAATGGCAGAGCCTgaccatatatttttaaagccTTTACCTAACTTGGCAGATGGAATCCAACCAGCAGGGTATCCTTTTTTCTACATTAAGCCAACTGAGCATGAGAAAATACTTCGGAAATTTTATCCCGAGGGGAATGGTCCTGTGACTGATATTGATCCAATTGGCAATTCTCctgtaattataaaaaag TGTTATACTTGCGTTGTCATCAACCAGACCTTTTTGCATTCACTGCGATTGCCTTATAATATGGTGTTCATTAATTATGTGCTTCAGTCATTGCTGGAGGAAATTGCTCCCACATGGGTGAATGTTTCGTTGAGAATGAAAGATGATCCAGAGACAGATAAGGCTTTTGGATGGGTGCTTGAAAT GTATGCATATGCTGTAGCATCTGCATTGCATGGTGTGAGGCATATTCTTCATAAAGACTTTATGCTGCAG CCTCCATGGGATCTGGAAGTCGGAAAGAATTTCATCATCCATTATACTTATGGATGTGATTATAATTTAAAG GGAGAATTAACATATGGAAAGAAAGGGGAATGGCGTTTTGATAAGAGATCATATCTTACTAGTCCTCTACCTAGAAATCTCTCCTTACCCCCTCCAGGAGTTCCGGAAAGCGTG GTAAGACTCGTAAAATTGGTGAACGAGGCTACAGCAAATATTCCTGGGTGGGACACATTAACTACTGGCCAAGACCAGAAGTAA